One stretch of Candidatus Cloacimonas sp. DNA includes these proteins:
- the coaE gene encoding dephospho-CoA kinase (Dephospho-CoA kinase (CoaE) performs the final step in coenzyme A biosynthesis.), whose protein sequence is MLQNNDPFLIGITGNMGSGKSVFCNFLAAGSLRVISADALANKHLEDPEVVRALVNRYSKDILFFTEDKTKLKINRKLLAEKVFNSVTETNYLNSIIHPLVLKDFQQIVEQSAEKALCFEVPLLFEANLQDCFDYIILISAPLETLLQRLEKRGEDRIKAQQRLLHQLPDTEKRLLVDLVIENESDLDKLQKAAAAFIEKIPYLQYKKTRPFA, encoded by the coding sequence ATGCTACAAAATAACGATCCATTCCTAATCGGAATTACGGGAAATATGGGCAGCGGGAAAAGCGTCTTTTGCAATTTTCTTGCTGCCGGGAGCTTAAGAGTAATTTCGGCAGATGCTTTAGCCAATAAACATTTGGAAGACCCTGAAGTTGTCAGGGCTTTAGTTAATCGTTATTCCAAAGATATTCTTTTTTTTACAGAAGATAAAACCAAGCTGAAGATAAATCGCAAGCTTTTAGCCGAGAAGGTTTTCAATAGCGTCACAGAAACGAATTATTTGAATTCTATTATTCATCCCTTGGTGCTGAAGGACTTTCAACAAATAGTTGAACAAAGTGCCGAGAAAGCTCTTTGCTTTGAAGTTCCTCTCCTTTTTGAGGCAAATTTACAGGATTGCTTTGATTATATTATATTGATTAGTGCACCTCTGGAAACGCTTCTGCAGCGTTTGGAAAAAAGAGGGGAAGATAGAATTAAAGCTCAACAACGGTTGTTACACCAATTACCGGATACGGAAAAGCGACTTTTGGTAGATTTGGTTATTGAAAATGAAAGTGATTTGGATAAATTACAAAAAGCTGCTGCTGCTTTTATAGAAAAAATCCCGTATTTACAGTATAAAAAAACTCGTCCTTTTGCGTAA
- the cdaA gene encoding diadenylate cyclase CdaA, whose translation MEFLIPRFQDIVDILIIAFLIYQALLIVRKSGGYQVLWGLLFVVILYILAVVFNLKMVGSLLSAIRNYWFIAVVIIFQPELRSILARLNLPRELSKAFNKQEKSSLYAPLIDAVSSMSFRKIGALIVLENKRKLNEFIYSGEPLDAAVSMRLILTIFNPKSVLHDGAIIIRDQRIMAAKVVLPLSQKPEYMHKFGTRHLAGIGITEISDAIAIIVSEQTGQVSVARSGKIQTDVAFEELLQILTDATK comes from the coding sequence ATGGAATTTTTAATTCCCCGCTTTCAGGATATTGTAGATATTCTCATCATTGCTTTTCTCATTTATCAGGCATTGCTGATTGTGCGTAAATCCGGCGGTTATCAAGTTTTATGGGGTTTGTTGTTTGTAGTTATTCTCTATATCTTGGCAGTTGTTTTCAATTTAAAGATGGTGGGCTCGCTTTTAAGTGCTATTCGTAATTATTGGTTTATTGCCGTAGTCATTATTTTTCAGCCGGAATTGCGTTCAATTTTAGCGCGTCTTAATCTTCCGCGTGAGCTTAGCAAGGCATTTAATAAGCAGGAAAAATCCTCTCTATATGCTCCTCTGATAGATGCTGTTTCGTCAATGAGTTTTCGCAAAATAGGTGCCTTGATAGTGTTGGAAAATAAACGCAAGTTGAATGAATTTATCTATAGCGGAGAACCACTTGATGCAGCTGTTTCAATGCGTTTGATACTTACTATTTTCAATCCTAAAAGTGTGTTGCATGATGGAGCAATTATTATCCGGGATCAAAGAATTATGGCTGCCAAAGTAGTTTTACCCCTTTCCCAAAAGCCGGAATATATGCATAAATTTGGCACCAGGCATCTTGCCGGAATAGGCATCACAGAAATCAGCGATGCGATTGCGATTATTGTATCTGAACAAACAGGACAGGTTTCCGTAGCTCGTTCCGGAAAGATTCAAACCGATGTTGCCTTTGAAGAATTGTTGCAGATTTTAACTGATGCTACAAAATAA